A genomic window from Tolypothrix sp. PCC 7910 includes:
- a CDS encoding TIR domain-containing protein, protein MTDVFISYSRRDKEFVVTLQNALKAQNRETWVDWKDIPLTADWWAEIEAGIEATNTFVFIISPDSVVSKVCNQEIEHAVKNNKRLVPIVRREDFDMEQVNPALSKHNWLFFREQDDFDTVFPQLIQAIDTNLEYVRGHTRLLIRALEWENKGRNDSFLLRGTDLDAAEQWLVSSNAQQPQPTEQQKNYISKSREAEAAHQRLMKAGQQARQMVRLGSGVLGVMLVLAAIVGVWANKTIQEAQEGTRLEREGAEALQQFEVQSIEALLTAMSAGQGLQSLVKDGRPLEQYPATSPILALQIILDNIQERTQLTGHQGWVSNASFSLDSKYIITASDDTTTRVWDTSGKQSMEFKGHQDEHWFTNASFSPDSKLFVTTYLGSTAKVWKISSKQLVELKGHQGTIHSAKFSPDSKLIVTASSDRTARVWEISGKQLVELKGHQGTVYSAKFSPDSKLIVTASFDKTAKVWNTSGKLLAELKGHQGIVYSVNFSSDSKFIVTASFDKTARVWNTSGKLLAELKGHQGKVNNASFSPDGKLIVTTSNEETARVWNTSGKLLAELKGHQGVVNNASFSPDSKFIVTASNDKTSRVWDTTGKLLAQLKGHQSAVNNASFSPDSKLIVTASDDDTARVWDIASRLLPELKVHQSAVSKASFSPDSKLILTASEDMIARVWDTSGKPVAELKGHQGLVNSAELSPDSKLIITTSNDNIARIWNTTGKLLAQLKAHQGVVVKNASFSPDSKLIVTASNDKTARVWSTSGKLLAELKAHQNPVKNASFSPDSKLIVTASDEKTARIWNTSGKLLAELKAHQNPVKNASFSPDSKLIVTASDEKTARVWNTSGKLLAELKAHQSPVNNARFSRDSKLIITTSADDTARVWDTTGKLLAQLKGHQGVVNNASFRLFSKKFVAHFSPDSKHIVTTASDNTAKVWDTTGKLLAQLKGHLKWVNNASFSPDGKLIVTASADNTARVWDTRGRLLAQLKGHQGAVINASFSPDSKFIVTASEDKTARVWPVESLDQQLARGCAWLHDYLVTHPQDLEKLSVCQNQAILMAAAPFLIREGEEQARKGDTQEAITTFRKALKWNPSLKFDPEAKAKSLVEAANQLKKGE, encoded by the coding sequence ATGACAGACGTTTTTATCTCCTATTCGCGCCGGGACAAAGAATTCGTCGTTACTCTCCAAAACGCACTCAAAGCTCAGAATCGTGAAACTTGGGTTGACTGGAAAGATATTCCTTTAACTGCTGATTGGTGGGCAGAAATTGAAGCGGGGATTGAAGCAACAAACACCTTTGTCTTTATAATTAGCCCAGATTCGGTTGTCTCTAAAGTCTGCAATCAAGAGATTGAACACGCAGTTAAAAATAATAAGCGCCTTGTGCCAATTGTGCGGCGAGAAGACTTCGACATGGAACAGGTTAATCCTGCACTTTCTAAGCACAACTGGCTATTCTTTCGGGAACAAGATGATTTCGACACTGTTTTTCCCCAGCTAATTCAAGCAATTGATACTAATTTAGAATATGTGCGTGGGCATACGCGCTTGCTGATTCGGGCGCTGGAGTGGGAGAACAAGGGACGTAACGATAGCTTTTTGCTACGTGGAACAGATTTAGACGCAGCAGAGCAATGGCTTGTTTCTAGTAATGCTCAACAACCCCAACCTACAGAACAGCAGAAGAACTATATTAGTAAAAGTCGCGAAGCTGAAGCAGCACATCAAAGATTGATGAAAGCTGGACAGCAGGCAAGGCAGATGGTTCGCCTTGGCTCTGGTGTGCTGGGTGTGATGCTGGTACTAGCAGCAATAGTTGGAGTCTGGGCTAACAAAACTATTCAAGAAGCACAAGAAGGCACAAGGCTAGAGCGAGAGGGAGCAGAAGCTTTACAGCAGTTTGAGGTGCAATCAATAGAAGCCTTACTCACAGCTATGAGCGCAGGGCAAGGGTTACAGTCACTGGTAAAGGATGGTCGCCCTTTAGAACAATATCCCGCAACCAGCCCCATATTGGCTTTGCAAATTATTCTTGATAATATCCAAGAACGGACACAGCTTACAGGGCATCAGGGTTGGGTTAGTAATGCCAGTTTTAGCCTAGATAGCAAGTACATTATTACTGCCTCAGATGATACTACAACCAGAGTGTGGGACACTTCAGGCAAACAGTCGATGGAATTCAAAGGTCATCAGGATGAGCATTGGTTCACAAATGCCAGTTTTAGTCCGGATAGTAAACTGTTTGTCACTACCTATTTGGGTAGCACAGCTAAGGTATGGAAAATTTCAAGTAAGCAGTTGGTGGAACTCAAAGGTCATCAAGGTACGATCCATAGTGCCAAATTTAGCCCGGATAGCAAACTCATTGTCACTGCCTCAAGTGACAGAACAGCTAGGGTATGGGAGATTTCAGGTAAGCAGTTGGTGGAACTCAAAGGTCATCAAGGTACGGTCTATAGTGCCAAATTTAGCCCGGATAGCAAACTCATTGTTACTGCCTCATTTGACAAAACAGCTAAGGTGTGGAATACATCAGGCAAACTTTTGGCGGAACTTAAAGGTCATCAGGGTATAGTCTACAGTGTCAATTTTAGCTCGGATAGCAAATTCATTGTTACTGCCTCATTTGACAAAACAGCTAGGGTTTGGAACACCTCAGGCAAACTATTAGCGGAACTTAAAGGTCATCAAGGTAAAGTCAACAATGCCAGTTTCAGCCCAGATGGCAAACTCATTGTTACTACCAGTAATGAAGAAACAGCTAGGGTTTGGAACACCTCAGGCAAACTGTTAGCGGAACTTAAAGGTCATCAAGGTGTAGTCAACAATGCCAGTTTTAGCCCAGATAGCAAATTCATTGTCACTGCCTCAAATGACAAAACATCCAGGGTGTGGGACACAACGGGTAAGCTGTTGGCCCAACTCAAAGGTCATCAAAGTGCGGTCAACAATGCCAGTTTTAGCCCAGATAGCAAACTCATTGTTACTGCTAGTGATGACGATACAGCTAGGGTGTGGGACATTGCAAGTAGGTTGCTACCTGAACTCAAAGTTCATCAAAGTGCGGTCAGTAAAGCCAGTTTTAGCCCGGATAGCAAACTCATTCTCACTGCCTCAGAAGACATGATAGCCAGAGTGTGGGATACATCTGGTAAGCCTGTGGCAGAACTTAAAGGTCATCAAGGTCTGGTCAACAGTGCCGAACTTAGCCCGGATAGCAAACTCATTATTACTACCTCAAACGACAATATAGCTAGGATCTGGAACACAACGGGTAAGCTGTTGGCCCAACTTAAAGCTCATCAAGGTGTTGTAGTCAAAAATGCCAGTTTCAGCCCAGATAGCAAACTCATTGTTACTGCTAGTAATGACAAAACAGCTAGGGTTTGGAGTACCTCAGGCAAGCTTTTGGCGGAACTTAAAGCTCATCAAAATCCAGTCAAAAATGCCAGTTTCAGCCCAGATAGCAAACTCATTGTTACTGCTAGTGATGAAAAAACAGCTAGGATTTGGAATACCTCAGGCAAGTTGTTGGCGGAACTTAAAGCTCATCAAAATCCAGTCAAAAATGCCAGTTTCAGCCCAGATAGCAAACTCATTGTTACTGCTAGTGATGAAAAAACAGCTAGGGTTTGGAACACCTCAGGCAAGCTGTTGGCGGAACTTAAAGCTCATCAAAGCCCAGTCAACAATGCCAGATTCAGCCGAGATAGCAAACTCATTATTACCACTTCAGCGGATGACACAGCTAGGGTCTGGGACACGACGGGTAAGCTGTTGGCCCAACTCAAAGGTCATCAAGGTGTAGTCAACAATGCCAGTTTTAGGCTATTTAGCAAAAAATTCGTTGCCCATTTTAGCCCAGATAGCAAGCACATTGTTACTACCGCTTCTGACAATACAGCCAAGGTGTGGGACACGACGGGTAAACTGTTAGCTCAACTCAAAGGTCATCTGAAGTGGGTCAACAATGCTAGTTTTAGCCCAGATGGCAAACTTATTGTTACTGCTTCAGCGGATAATACAGCCAGGGTGTGGGACACAAGGGGTAGACTGTTAGCCCAACTCAAAGGTCATCAGGGTGCGGTCATAAATGCCAGTTTTAGCCCGGATAGCAAATTCATTGTCACTGCCTCAGAGGACAAGACAGCGCGGGTGTGGCCGGTGGAAAGCTTAGATCAACAATTGGCTCGAGGTTGTGCCTGGCTGCACGATTACCTTGTTACCCATCCCCAAGACTTGGAAAAACTATCAGTATGTCAAAATCAAGCTATTTTGATGGCAGCAGCGCCATTTCTGATCAGGGAAGGTGAGGAGCAAGCAAGAAAAGGTGATACTCAAGAAGCAATTACTACCTTTCGTAAAGCTTTGAAGTGGAATCCCAGCTTAAAATTTGACCCAGAGGCAAAAGCAAAGTCATTAGTAGAAGCTGCAAATCAACTTAAAAAGGGTGAGTAG
- a CDS encoding CsbD family protein, with the protein MSIEDRAKAAGKNIEGKAQEALGNVTGDPEDKAEGKAKQAESEVRHGIEDVKDNVKKKLD; encoded by the coding sequence ATGAGTATAGAGGATCGTGCAAAAGCTGCAGGTAAAAATATTGAAGGTAAAGCCCAAGAAGCTTTAGGCAACGTTACTGGAGACCCAGAAGATAAGGCTGAAGGCAAAGCTAAACAAGCTGAAAGTGAAGTTCGTCATGGCATCGAAGATGTAAAAGACAACGTCAAGAAAAAGCTTGACTAG
- a CDS encoding TRAFs-binding domain-containing protein yields the protein MTYQPEPIDTSKVTINSKHLKLTELLAKNTHEIWAQQRIDEGWKFGPQRDDIRKEHPGLVPYEELSESEKQYDRNTALGVIKVLLALGYRLEGEGTPFPDEQQEQQLALMLKNLKDSSELNLSSLLAIGRETIKIRPHSPDIYIVLGETILQLGEPLMAYDVLTEGLKHWENNNRLKQLLALALARSGATLRANSLLLELVEAGASDRETISILARTHKDLYLQATSPKEKQRQLELAAQRYQQAYQLTSSYYPGINAATMTLLKGEEVIAREIATQVREQCLQQPEKDYWLLATLGEASLILQDWSAAEEWYKRAVEIGKGCFGDISSTRRNAKLLLEYLEGNIQRLGEWFQLPRAVVFSGHMIDRPGRTVPRFPLELEGQVYQAIKERLSNLDAKIGYASAACGADILFLEAIKELNGEIHIVLPYAQEEFIQNSVDIIPNSNWKQRYENLIAKAHEIIICSNHNLENSNILYEYANRVVHGLGKMRAELLDTELMHLAVWDGQPGDGAGGTAWTIQTWQAWGYDVEIINLELMKQASMTNNVLSNDCQAQININQHSSNDRECREVMALLFADVVKYSTLKEDQIPRYVEYFLGAVAELEAKSNYTPLVKNTWGDALYYVFPSVTDAGNFALDLCDIIQQTNWLEKGLPENLNLRISLHAGPVYQYVNPVTKDTSYIGTHVSYAARIEPITPPGKVYGSQAFAALACSLGVQDFSCDYVGQIPFAKGYGTFPTYHIHRQTSC from the coding sequence ATGACCTATCAACCAGAACCAATAGATACTTCAAAAGTAACCATCAATAGCAAACACCTGAAATTGACTGAATTACTAGCCAAAAATACACATGAAATCTGGGCACAGCAGCGCATAGATGAAGGCTGGAAATTTGGCCCACAACGAGACGATATTCGCAAAGAACATCCTGGGCTAGTTCCCTATGAAGAATTATCAGAATCAGAGAAACAATACGATCGCAATACAGCCCTAGGAGTTATTAAGGTACTCTTAGCATTAGGCTACCGCCTTGAAGGAGAAGGAACTCCCTTCCCAGATGAGCAACAAGAGCAACAATTAGCTTTAATGCTAAAAAATCTCAAAGACTCATCAGAATTAAATTTGAGTTCTTTATTGGCGATTGGCAGAGAGACAATTAAGATTAGGCCTCATTCACCGGATATTTATATTGTTTTAGGAGAAACAATTCTCCAATTAGGCGAACCTTTAATGGCTTATGATGTCCTTACCGAAGGACTGAAACACTGGGAAAATAATAATAGATTAAAGCAACTTTTAGCTTTGGCGCTGGCGCGGAGTGGTGCAACTTTACGGGCTAATTCGCTGCTATTAGAACTGGTAGAAGCAGGAGCATCAGATAGAGAAACTATCTCTATTCTCGCTCGGACTCATAAAGACCTTTACTTGCAAGCAACTAGCCCAAAAGAAAAACAACGCCAACTGGAATTAGCAGCCCAAAGATATCAACAAGCCTATCAATTAACTAGTAGTTACTATCCCGGAATAAATGCTGCTACTATGACTTTATTAAAGGGAGAAGAAGTGATAGCCAGAGAAATCGCAACTCAGGTGCGAGAGCAATGTCTACAACAACCAGAAAAAGATTATTGGCTATTAGCAACCTTGGGTGAAGCATCCCTAATTTTACAAGATTGGTCAGCAGCTGAAGAATGGTATAAACGAGCAGTAGAAATCGGGAAAGGATGCTTTGGGGATATTAGTTCCACCCGCCGTAATGCAAAACTCTTGCTTGAGTATTTAGAAGGGAATATCCAACGCCTTGGAGAATGGTTTCAACTTCCCCGTGCAGTTGTCTTTAGCGGACACATGATTGATCGTCCAGGAAGAACAGTCCCCAGGTTTCCCCTAGAATTGGAAGGACAAGTTTATCAAGCTATCAAAGAACGCCTTTCAAACCTCGATGCCAAAATAGGATATGCTTCTGCTGCTTGTGGTGCCGATATTTTGTTTTTAGAAGCTATCAAAGAACTCAACGGCGAGATTCATATTGTTCTACCTTACGCTCAAGAAGAATTTATTCAAAATTCAGTTGATATTATTCCTAATAGTAACTGGAAGCAAAGATACGAAAATTTAATAGCCAAAGCTCATGAAATTATCATTTGCTCCAATCATAATTTAGAAAACAGTAATATTTTGTATGAATATGCTAACCGTGTTGTACATGGATTAGGCAAAATGCGCGCCGAATTGCTGGATACAGAACTAATGCATCTTGCAGTTTGGGATGGTCAACCAGGTGATGGGGCTGGTGGTACAGCTTGGACAATTCAAACATGGCAAGCATGGGGCTATGACGTAGAAATCATCAACCTGGAATTGATGAAACAAGCATCTATGACGAATAACGTTTTATCTAACGATTGCCAAGCACAAATAAACATTAATCAGCATTCAAGCAATGATAGAGAATGTAGGGAAGTGATGGCACTTTTGTTTGCTGATGTTGTCAAATATTCAACCCTAAAAGAAGACCAAATTCCGCGATATGTAGAATATTTTCTTGGTGCGGTTGCTGAACTAGAAGCGAAATCAAATTACACGCCGTTAGTAAAAAATACTTGGGGAGATGCCCTATATTATGTCTTTCCTAGTGTGACTGATGCTGGCAACTTTGCTCTTGATTTATGCGATATCATTCAACAGACTAACTGGTTAGAAAAAGGTCTGCCAGAAAATCTGAATTTGCGGATCTCATTACATGCTGGCCCAGTTTACCAATATGTAAACCCAGTGACTAAAGATACTAGTTATATTGGCACTCATGTCAGTTATGCTGCCAGAATTGAACCGATAACTCCGCCAGGCAAAGTTTATGGCAGTCAAGCGTTTGCCGCACTAGCTTGCAGTCTAGGGGTTCAGGATTTTAGTTGTGATTATGTAGGACAGATCCCTTTCGCTAAAGGATACGGTACATTTCCCACTTACCATATACACCGACAAACAAGTTGCTGA
- the uvrB gene encoding excinuclease ABC subunit UvrB: MTEFSLQAPFSPTGDQPQAIAQLAASIKAGNRYQTLLGATGTGKTYSVAAVIEKVGRPTLVLAHNKTLAAQLCNELREFFPNNAVEYFVSYYDYYQPEAYIPVTDTYIEKTASINDEIDMLRHSATRSLFERRDVIVVASISCIYGLGMPAEYFKAAIPLQIGMEVNQRQILRDLASVQYSRNDLEMGRGKFRVRGDVLEIGPAYEDRIIRVEFFGDEIDAIRYIDPVTGEIINSLQAVNIYPARHFVTPEERLGVACDDIAAELKQRKAELEEAGKLLEAQRIDQRTRYDLEMLREVGYCNGVENYSRHLAGRQAGEPPECLIDYFPKDWLLVIDESHVTVPQIRGMYNGDQARKKVLIEHGFRLPSAADNRPLKAEEFWEKVNQCIFVSATPGTWELEISDSNIVEQVIRPTGVIDPEIFVRPTEGQIDDLLGEIKDRVDRHERVLVTTLTKRMAEDLTEYLEDNGIRVRYLHSEINSIERIEILQDLRSGKFDVLVGVNLLREGLDLPEVSLVAIMDADKEGFLRAERSLIQTIGRAARHIKGQAIMYADNLTDSMIKAIEETDRRRAIQTAYNKMHGITPQPIVKKSSNAILSFLDVSRRLNATDLKVVDEHIDELPLEEIPDLIAKLEAQMKEAAKKLEFEEAANLRDRIKHLRDKMLGH; this comes from the coding sequence ATGACAGAATTTAGTCTGCAAGCTCCCTTTAGTCCGACAGGCGATCAACCACAAGCGATCGCACAACTAGCAGCCAGTATCAAAGCTGGGAATCGTTACCAAACCTTACTGGGTGCTACGGGAACCGGTAAGACATATTCAGTAGCAGCAGTGATTGAGAAAGTTGGTAGGCCTACCTTGGTGCTGGCGCATAACAAAACTTTGGCTGCACAACTTTGTAACGAATTGCGGGAATTCTTTCCCAATAATGCCGTTGAATATTTTGTTAGTTACTACGATTATTATCAGCCGGAAGCGTACATTCCCGTAACCGATACTTATATTGAGAAAACAGCTTCCATTAATGATGAAATAGATATGTTGCGGCACTCAGCAACGCGATCGCTTTTTGAACGTCGTGATGTGATTGTAGTTGCTTCCATTAGCTGCATCTACGGTTTGGGAATGCCAGCTGAATATTTCAAAGCTGCTATACCCCTACAAATTGGGATGGAAGTCAACCAACGCCAGATTTTGCGAGACTTAGCATCTGTGCAGTATAGCCGCAACGATTTAGAAATGGGTCGCGGAAAATTTCGCGTCCGGGGAGATGTCTTAGAAATTGGCCCAGCCTACGAAGACCGGATTATTCGGGTAGAATTTTTTGGCGATGAAATTGATGCAATTCGCTATATTGACCCCGTAACAGGTGAAATTATTAATAGCCTGCAAGCCGTCAATATCTACCCCGCACGTCACTTTGTTACCCCAGAAGAACGTTTAGGAGTAGCTTGTGATGATATTGCGGCTGAACTGAAACAACGCAAAGCTGAATTAGAGGAAGCAGGGAAATTATTAGAAGCGCAACGTATAGATCAGCGCACCCGCTATGATTTAGAAATGTTGCGTGAAGTTGGTTACTGTAACGGCGTAGAAAACTATTCGCGTCACCTTGCGGGTAGACAAGCAGGGGAACCACCAGAATGTTTAATTGATTATTTTCCTAAAGATTGGCTGTTAGTTATTGATGAATCTCATGTGACAGTACCGCAAATTCGCGGGATGTATAACGGCGACCAAGCTAGGAAGAAAGTGTTAATTGAACATGGATTTCGGCTTCCCAGCGCTGCTGATAACCGTCCATTAAAAGCAGAAGAATTCTGGGAAAAGGTAAATCAGTGCATTTTCGTTTCTGCTACCCCAGGAACTTGGGAATTAGAAATTTCTGATAGCAATATAGTTGAGCAAGTAATTCGACCCACGGGTGTTATTGATCCAGAAATTTTCGTGCGTCCTACGGAAGGTCAAATTGATGATTTATTAGGAGAGATTAAAGACAGAGTTGACCGCCACGAAAGAGTTTTAGTAACCACTTTAACTAAGCGAATGGCGGAAGATTTAACAGAATATTTAGAAGATAACGGCATTCGTGTCCGCTATTTGCATTCAGAAATCAATTCTATTGAACGGATTGAAATTTTACAAGATTTGCGATCAGGTAAGTTTGATGTCTTAGTGGGAGTCAACTTATTGCGGGAAGGTTTGGATTTACCAGAAGTTTCCCTCGTCGCCATCATGGATGCAGATAAAGAAGGATTTTTGCGCGCTGAACGTTCTTTAATTCAAACAATTGGTAGAGCTGCACGTCATATTAAGGGACAGGCAATCATGTATGCTGATAACCTTACAGATAGCATGATTAAAGCCATTGAAGAAACAGACAGAAGGCGGGCAATTCAAACGGCTTATAACAAAATGCATGGGATTACACCTCAGCCAATTGTGAAAAAATCAAGTAACGCGATTTTGTCATTTTTAGATGTTTCTCGACGGTTAAATGCTACAGATTTAAAAGTAGTAGACGAACATATCGATGAACTACCGCTAGAAGAAATTCCCGACTTAATTGCTAAACTCGAAGCGCAGATGAAAGAAGCCGCGAAAAAACTAGAATTTGAGGAGGCTGCAAACTTGCGCGATCGCATTAAGCACCTGCGGGATAAAATGCTGGGACATTAG
- a CDS encoding hydrogenase maturation protease has product MLTIIGCGNLNRSDDAVGVIVAQRLQQFLAENPHPNVRVYDCGTGGMEVMFQARGSKQLIIIDASSTGSEPGAVFKVPGKELEALPEPSYNLHDFRWDNALAAGRKIFQNDFPQEVTVYLIEAANLDLGLELSPAIKHSANLVFEEVAAIIRQNFQV; this is encoded by the coding sequence ATGCTAACTATTATTGGTTGTGGTAATCTCAATCGCAGTGATGATGCTGTAGGCGTAATCGTCGCTCAACGCTTACAGCAATTTCTCGCTGAAAATCCTCATCCCAACGTCCGAGTTTATGACTGTGGAACTGGAGGGATGGAAGTGATGTTTCAAGCCAGAGGAAGCAAACAATTAATTATTATTGATGCAAGTTCCACAGGTTCTGAACCAGGCGCAGTATTTAAAGTCCCTGGGAAAGAACTCGAGGCTTTACCAGAACCTAGTTACAACTTGCATGATTTTCGGTGGGATAATGCTTTAGCTGCTGGACGGAAAATTTTTCAAAATGACTTTCCCCAAGAGGTAACAGTCTACCTCATTGAAGCAGCAAATCTTGATTTAGGTCTGGAATTAAGTCCTGCTATCAAGCATTCTGCTAATCTGGTGTTTGAGGAAGTAGCCGCAATCATCAGACAGAATTTTCAGGTTTAA
- a CDS encoding CHAT domain-containing protein: MKQSKVESSLVTLKLAPVFLSLVSCLTLPSNSTTALEKSLIEKQTLSSQQLIKSLLSQNQPTSALEISERSRNRVLVNLLAQSLPTKNVNAPTSEVIKQVAKTQDATLVQYSLLYQNVNVAGKRQTQASDLVIWVINPTGKISLRQVNLKAWQSKEKTNLADAISQLQQSHVQGLERNKGEIRAPEVKQDSSSLARKQLHELLIQPISDLLPNKAEARVIFIPQDKLFLVPFVALQDSNNQYLIEKHTISTAPSIQALDLLAKRRTANTKSTQDVLIVGNPTMPTKPLNPGEPFNQLSQLPGAEKEAKNIASIYNTEALIGDAATETTVVKRMSNARLIHLATSGFLGKSLEIPGFLAFAPSSQDDGWLTATEVSKLKLKAELVILSSCDSALGKITGDGVIGLSRAFLVAGANSVIASSGNISDESTATLMTEFHSNLAKNLDKAAALRQAMLVTMKKYPNPQDWGMFTLVGLP; the protein is encoded by the coding sequence ATGAAACAGTCGAAGGTGGAATCTTCTTTAGTAACACTAAAATTAGCTCCAGTATTTCTCAGCCTTGTCAGTTGTTTAACATTACCCTCAAATTCGACCACAGCATTAGAGAAATCCCTAATAGAAAAGCAAACACTAAGCTCTCAACAATTAATTAAATCGCTTCTTAGCCAAAATCAACCTACATCAGCATTAGAAATTTCCGAACGCAGTCGAAATCGAGTCTTAGTCAATTTATTAGCACAGAGTTTACCAACAAAAAATGTTAATGCGCCAACATCTGAGGTAATTAAGCAAGTTGCTAAAACTCAAGATGCAACACTTGTGCAATATTCTCTTCTATACCAAAATGTTAATGTTGCAGGTAAGCGACAAACTCAAGCATCTGATTTGGTAATTTGGGTAATTAACCCTACTGGTAAAATTTCTCTAAGGCAAGTAAATTTAAAAGCTTGGCAATCAAAAGAGAAGACTAATCTGGCGGATGCGATCAGTCAACTTCAACAGAGTCATGTTCAGGGACTTGAGAGAAATAAAGGTGAAATTAGAGCACCAGAAGTCAAGCAAGATAGTTCTTCATTAGCTAGAAAACAACTACATGAATTACTTATTCAACCAATATCTGATCTTTTACCAAATAAAGCAGAAGCAAGAGTAATTTTTATTCCCCAAGATAAATTATTTCTTGTGCCTTTTGTAGCCTTACAAGATAGCAACAATCAATATTTAATTGAGAAACATACAATTTCTACTGCACCATCAATTCAAGCTTTAGATTTACTTGCAAAACGACGCACTGCAAATACAAAATCTACTCAAGATGTGTTGATAGTTGGTAATCCTACTATGCCAACTAAACCCCTGAACCCTGGTGAACCATTTAACCAGCTTTCTCAACTACCAGGTGCAGAGAAGGAAGCAAAAAATATTGCCAGTATCTATAATACCGAAGCGCTAATAGGTGATGCTGCAACTGAAACAACAGTTGTCAAGCGAATGTCCAACGCCAGGCTAATTCATTTAGCAACATCAGGATTTTTGGGAAAATCTTTAGAAATTCCTGGCTTTCTAGCGTTTGCACCTTCTAGTCAAGATGATGGTTGGTTAACTGCGACTGAGGTTAGCAAACTGAAGTTAAAAGCCGAACTGGTTATTTTGAGTAGTTGTGATTCTGCTTTAGGAAAAATCACAGGTGATGGTGTAATTGGGTTGTCTCGTGCATTCTTAGTTGCAGGTGCTAACAGCGTTATTGCTTCATCTGGCAATATTTCTGATGAATCGACGGCGACATTAATGACGGAATTTCATAGTAATTTAGCTAAGAATCTTGATAAAGCTGCTGCTTTGCGGCAAGCAATGTTAGTAACAATGAAAAAATATCCTAATCCTCAAGATTGGGGAATGTTTACACTTGTAGGTTTGCCATAA